Within the Hyalangium gracile genome, the region CCAGGAGAAGTGTGAGCCCCCGCTGGGCTGCTTGTACGACTCTCGCTACCCACAGACCACCTGCGTCGACAGCGAGTGCCTGACGGATGCACAGTGTCTGGAAGGCGAGGTGTGCCGCCGCCTTGCCACCTGGGGAGACACACCCCAGGTTCGCCGCTGCGTCCCCGTGGGCCCGCGTCAGGAGGGAGAGGGCTGCGTCAGGCTTGCATGGGACAAAGTGAATGCTTGCGCTCCTGAATGGCTGTGCAGCGGCCGTGACTGGGAGTGGTGTGCCCGGCCTTGCCGCCTGGATGACAGCAAGGGCTGCCCTGAGGGCTTCTTCTGCGCGGACACCGTTCCCCAGCCCGCCTGCCTGCCGACGTGCAAGGCACGCGGATGTCCCCAGGGTCAGCAGTGCATCCCATTCAGTGAAGGCGCTTCCGTGTGCGCTCGGGTCTATGGCCCCCAGTGCCAGCAGACTCTCTGCCCGGATGGCCGCAAATGTGAAGTGATCCACGAGCCGTCGCATCCAGCCCAGGTGTGGATGGAGTGTGTCGAGGAGTGTGGTGACGGTTTACCGCCCTGCGGCGCTGGCAAGGTCTGTGATGGCCGGCATTGCCGGCCGGCGTGCGATCCCCATGGCCCAGAGGTGTGCGGCGAGGGCTATCACTGTAGCCGCCGTGGGGAGGACAGGCCCTTCGCATGCCAACCCCTGTCCTGGGATGAGACGATGGCGAACTGAGCGAGGCAGTGGCTTCTGCTCGCGGCTTCCATGTATGGGCCTACTTCGCGGGGGGCGGCTTACGTTGGAGCAGGCCGGCCCGCTCCAGCAGCTCGCAGACGCGATCGGCCAGCGCCACGTGCTCCGGGTTGGTGGCGGTGAAGCGCTCGGGCGTGAGGATGACGAGCGTGCCCTGGTCCTCCACCGGCTCGATGCGCACTGGCGCTGGCAGCGGCGGCACACGGCCCAGCCGCCGCGAGAAGTATGTCACCCAGCCCACCTTCGCCCCCAAATATTGCGTCTTGCTCATGTCACGGTAGGCGGTGGAGATGGCCGCGCCCCAGTCCGGGTCCCATGCGGTGACCAGGGCCCTCAGCGCCGCGACCTGGAAGGGCTCCGTCAGGACGCGCTCCACCCCCGGCCCCTCGTTCGGCGCGTCCAGGACACACCGGTTGGTCACCTGCTCCCAATACCCCCCGCAAGCAATGCTCAGCCAAGCGTGGTTCTCCCCCTGCTTCCCATTCC harbors:
- a CDS encoding immunity 52 family protein codes for the protein MIETYHIGTYWGARKEDAEECARRLVMVVQLLQPVDPLFASWFKSARSLKQSLTRPLELEVSSVQQYIQRYLMRDDRRQPMEDLGFSFGLWNGKQGENHAWLSIACGGYWEQVTNRCVLDAPNEGPGVERVLTEPFQVAALRALVTAWDPDWGAAISTAYRDMSKTQYLGAKVGWVTYFSRRLGRVPPLPAPVRIEPVEDQGTLVILTPERFTATNPEHVALADRVCELLERAGLLQRKPPPAK